CTTGAAAAGAATTACCCTTTAAAAGCCTTCAGGTACTGCAGCATGGTTAATGCTTTAGCACTACTACCTTCAGATGGAAGGCATCTCTCTTCTAAACTAATCGCtagccagagctttctcatggcgcTTCTTCTTCTGAACATTCTTCTGGACAAAGAATTCGCCGCAGAAACCATCAGACCTCATGAGGACCTTCTTGATAGTAGGCAAATCGCAGTTCAGCAATTGTACCGTAGAACCGGCAAGAACTTCAACACAATACTCTTGCCTTTCGTTCTTGAAGTTGATTTCCGGAAACAATGCCTCCAACTTTTTCAGTGAATTTAATGCGCTAGCACGGCTAACTTCAAATGGAAGATCATTCCTCTCTTCAAAGATGGCAAGCCAGAGCTTTTCAATGGCCTCCGAGAAATGCCTCCATCTGTGTATCAGAAGATTGGCATAGGGAATTTCCGAGAGCAGGAAACCCGACGGAGGAAGGGCAAAAGCATTCCATGTGAGTTCTAGCAGTTCGAAGAATCGTTGGCACTCTCCAATGAGAAAGAAAACGGTATCTTTGTATGTCTGACCATCAATAgtgtgttccattacttcatcttcAAGAGCCAATTCCACCGCAGTTGTTTGATAAGTCACGAAATATTCATAAACTTCTCTCAGGATTTCAGGATGGATATGTATGGCATTACTGCATAAAAGAAGGGTCTTAATAAGAAATCGCAAAACAAAACAGATATTTCATGCAGCAAAAACTTCATAGCAACAAAAGATGATATCAGGATGTCCAGATAATTACTGTACAAAGGCAGGTACACAGCTAAGAAAATTAGACAAACTGTAACAAAACAAATGCTATAGACGGCTTGTAAGGAAATAAGATTATCAACTAGCAGGAGGAAATATATCTGATATTAGAACTAGCTATAGGGGGCCAAAGATGAGATATGATGGCCAGGGAGCACGAACATGAACGTGATGGAactgatgaaaaataaaaaataaaatatagtAATCAACAGCTCTTCATATTCCTATTAAAGTACTATAGCATAGTCCTTCATGTTATGGTGATGTAACCGTAAATAAAATTAACTTGATTTCTTACTGATGACATTAGAAGAAGAACTTACACATCATCATAGTCCACCCGGTAGGGAAAAGATATCACGTTTGGAAATAAATGCTTTGGTAGCTGCCGCTCTGCACCACGGAATGCATACCAGGCTTGTAAAAAGGGGTCATTATCAAGATAGAGAGCCCGGACCGCCATTGCATATCCACTAAACTGTTGTACGGCAATTTGTATAACAGGGCCATTTGGAGTCAGGGGATCAAACAACTCAGTGATCTGATAAGTGAAGTCCTGTGAGGTGAAACAGATTGTTAGTTTTAGGAGTAATATCTCTGTtaccaaaatataagatgtttttgcaagttCAAGAGATACTTTGGCTTCTTGAGGAGGTGGACTTGTAACTGGTACTCCCCCATCATCAAAGGGCCCTTGGGGTTTACCAGGTAGACGAACAGAGACACGAACAACAAAAGATGAGACAGTTGAAAATGTCGCGCGGACACTTCGGTAGTACCCCAATATTTCATCAGATGTGGCATCAATGCTTAGGCGATGGATGATAATTTTCTGTAACACAACACACAAATTTAACTACTAGCCAACTACTAGTATGCAGAGATTATAGATCATATACAGAAGGTAGCCAGTACTCACTTCATAGCTATCCTGATTAGGCCTGTTTTTCTTTGCTGTTTCACTCGCTTTCTTCTCAGCCAAATCCCTTTTCTTGAACATCCTCTTTTGCTCTGGCGGAAACATTGGAATAAGTTTAAGAAAACATCCTTTCGGTAAAGGAAATCACAGGAAAAGATAGAAAGAGGAGCAAATACAATCTTACCTTCATCATGCCTGCCCATACTTCCCAGTATAGATAGAGGTAACAGCTGAGATTGCAGGGCCTGCTCACAATATTTGAACAAATAAGATAAACTATAAATTCCTGCCACAAAACTCACTGAGAAGTGACAAGTAGGTTACATATAAAAGAGATAAACTTAACCCTGCCCAAATCTAACTCACCCAGTTGGCAATAGTGACAGAACACACAACTCACACCATTTATCATCTTACAGCTTCAATTATGTACCGGAACTTGAGGCAGGCCTAACCATCCATAATGGCAGAAGGGTTGTACTTAGCACCATGATGCGGAtaaccctctgtaaactaatatgagAGCGTTAGATCACTAAAGTGATCTAAACGCtcgtatattagtttacagagataGTACTAATCAAGTATGTACGGCTCCACATTCACATCATACTGTGTCAAAACCCTACCCATGTTCAACAAGCAAGCTACTAGGCAGCAGCTACGAGCAGCGACGGGGACCCAGAGCGGCTCGTGTCTCACCTAGTCGTTCGAGGGAACGGGGGAGACCTCGCCCTCCTCGCGCACCCTGCCACGACCGTCGCGACCGCGGCCGGCGGCGGCAGAGGGGGCGGGGAGGGCGACGCGGAGCTAGGGTTCGGCGCGGCGGCACATCATACTCGTGTCAAACTCATACCCCATGTTCAACAAGCAAAGCTACTAAGCAGCAGCTACGAGCAGCGACGGGGACCGGAAGTGGCGCGTGTCTCACCTAGTAGTTGGAGGGGCCGGGGGAGACCTCGCCCTCCTCGCGCACCCTGCCGCGACTCTCGCGACCGCGGCCGCCGGCGGCGGGGAAGGGGGCGGGGAGGGCGACGCGGAGCAAgggttcggcggcggcggggcgcgggcgcgACACTGGGGTGTGGGAGGGGATTAGCGGGTGCGGGCTTTGGGAGTCGCCTCGTTTTGTAGGGAGCCAGTCGAGCGCGAGAGAGAGGCTGTGTGGTGGGCCTCCGTTCGCGAGGGCAGCGGCACGCTAGTGGGCCAGCCCACGGACAGCAGCGCAAAACGTATTAAATAGGGCGAAAAACATCCGAGGAATCGAACCGGCGCCGTATAGATCAGCGCGCGGCCGGCTGACCGTTTGTGCCACAACACCTTAGTCGAAAGTAATATGGGCACGCGTACCTCTGAAGAACACAACAGTAGCCGGCTAGCCACGCTATTTAGAAAAACATGATTTCTTTTCAAGCATAAACGAGAACAAAATTTCAACGTCCATAGATTTAAAAAACATCACAAATTAGAAAAAAGTGAATGTATTCAAAAAATAAAcgaatttaaaaaagttcatcaaattgaaaaaagttcatcaaatttgaaaaaaaaattacttcattttgaaaaagttcatcgaattcaaaaaagATCATCAACTTTTGAAAAAATTCACCcatttgaaaagtagttcatcgaatttgaaaaaaagttattggattttgaaaaaagttcatcggatttgaaaagaaGTTCATCAATAGATCATCGAAGTTAAAAAGAGTTCATCcagtttgaaaagagttcatcgaattTTCGAATTTGAAAGGAGTTCATCGAATTTTCGAATTTGAAaggagttcatcaaatttgaaaaaagtgaaTTTATTCAAAAAGTAGACAAATTGAAATAAGTTCATGAAATTGAAAaaatttcattgattttgaaaaaaaatactgaattttgaaaaaaaaatcgaattcaaaaaagttcatcactttttcaaaaaaaagttcGCCAGATTTGGAAaagagttcattgaatttgaaaaaagtacattgattttgaaaaaaaaatcatcgaatttgaaaaaaagatcttagattttgaaaaaagttcatcgaagttGAGaagagttcatcgaatttgaaaagagttcatcgaattcgaaaaaaagtttatcaatttagaaaaaggttcacaaatttaaaaaaaacacgcattaaagaaaacaaaaagaagaaatagaaaaggatgaggaaaaagtaaaagaaaaaaaaagcaaaacTGAAATAAAGAACAAACAGTCAACTAGCCAGGCGTAGCGTAGGGTTGGAAGGAAGCCCGCACCATGATGTGGTTGTGAGTTTGAAACATGGATCATGCACCTTTTTTCGTTTGGAAAACAAActatatgggccggcccagctcagcGCGCGTTTGCAGAATACACATTAGCGGGCGCGGGCGCCGGTCAAACATGGCGATAGAGGAGAATGCCTGGACGTCTTTGTGGAGTTTGAAAGTGCCTTCCAAGCTGAAGGTTTTCTTATGGAGGTTGTGCCACGAGTCTCTTCCAACGTCGGATATTTACACCATCGTAATATGACCACAACACGGATCTGTACCCTTTGTTCTGCACCCGACTCATGGAAACATGCTCTAATAGATTGTCCAATGGCAAGTGTGTGGTCGTTATCTTCGGAAGAGACAGTGGATTGCATGtatgattgtaagtgcatctagtgccacccctagttggttctggagtattgacgacaaccgtggttgagggactaatgtgtttgtgagattcacatgataacacaggtagaagtccttcattgattcggtttacctataagagatgacccctaaaaatgtgtgaagacattgaagacaatggtggttcgtgaagacattcacgtcggagataatgacgtgtgaagacattcacttgaagactatggagtgtgaagacatagtttctttcgtagtttcattttcttctttcttgagtcataggaaccaccgaactgttaagtggggtccaagtgaacaaagtcagaaaattgatgtgatgctcaacccaaatcatatgtcttcgagtgaagacaacgagagaaaatcttatccagagttggatgagtcagctttacttgtagcccaagtcaagctgccgcgtgtgtttgaaatccgaccattggacacatgtcagttccttagtgacccagggtcatttcgaacatatcatgtcgggttgcctcctagctataaatagcccatccccTCAACCATAAAtcggtggctactcagagttagtgcacagcttttgtcgtttgagagcaaccaaccaccaaagcctttgagagagaaacctTGCGAGGATCAAGCCCAAAACAtcgagagcccaaagagtgtttggcatcattgaagtctttctgtccgcatgatctgaagacttattttttggggaacgtagtaattttaaaaaaattcctacgcacacgcaagatcttggtgatgcatagcaacgagaggggagagtgttgtccacgtaccctcgtagaccgaaagtggaagcattagcacaacgcggttgatgtagtcgtacgtcttcatggctcgactgatcaagcaccgaaagcacgacaccaccgagttcttgcacacgttcagctcgatgacgtccctcgaactccgatccagccgagtgtcgagggagagttccgacagcatgacggcgtggtgacgatgatgatgtcctaccgacgcagggcttcgcctaagcaccgctacgatattatcgaggtggaatatagtggaggggggcaccgcacatggctaatagatctca
Above is a window of Triticum dicoccoides isolate Atlit2015 ecotype Zavitan chromosome 5B, WEW_v2.0, whole genome shotgun sequence DNA encoding:
- the LOC119308249 gene encoding uncharacterized protein LOC119308249 — its product is MGRHDEEQKRMFKKRDLAEKKASETAKKNRPNQDSYEKIIIHRLSIDATSDEILGYYRSVRATFSTVSSFVVRVSVRLPGKPQGPFDDGGVPVTSPPPQEAKDFTYQITELFDPLTPNGPVIQIAVQQFSGYAMAVRALYLDNDPFLQAWYAFRGAERQLPKHLFPNVISFPYRVDYDDVNAIHIHPEILREVYEYFVTYQTTAVELALEDEVMEHTIDGQTYKDTVFFLIGECQRFFELLELTWNAFALPPSGFLLSEIPYANLLIHRWRHFSEAIEKLWLAIFEERNDLPFEVSRASALNSLKKLEALFPEINFKNERQEYCVEVLAGSTVQLLNCDLPTIKKVLMRSDGFCGEFFVQKNVQKKKRHEKALASD